From Mya arenaria isolate MELC-2E11 chromosome 12, ASM2691426v1, the proteins below share one genomic window:
- the LOC128211964 gene encoding uncharacterized protein LOC128211964 isoform X10 has translation MYSTSIFLVFVITEYLIISSIIGISVAIGQDGNYSDGYVGESTSTLGPALSGIPVAIEQDGNYSDDHVEDSNSTLDPALSVANGQDGNYSDGHTGDSSSTLDPALSVATGQDGNYSDGHTGDSSSTLDPALSVANGQDGNYSDGHTGDSSSTLDPALSGTFDTTTPNKTSTYSMIWYIGGGIGGVIVLIVGIVCVVFFVRSQNRANDCSRCKDDSRGLRKHQFKKSVSVTEGQVKEDQENSANTSPKNLNEPCGVELESFLPVSEVQPKEDQENSANDGSKPLNDISGGEKHEPESFLPVSEVKPKEDQENSPNDGSNTLNDICGGETHELESVLPVAEVQSKEDQKNSANDDSMNLNDICDMQLHLFESFLPKGEVQAKEGQKDRANDSSTLMDICSIEIPEGEYPLPEAEVQTQEFQATSANDVPKLESFPSVAEDQTKVGQDNSANDSPRRLNECVVETHLIE, from the exons ATGTATTCTACAAGCATATTTCTGGTTTTCGTAATTACGGAATATCTGATTATTTCTTCAATTATTG GAATATCAGTCGCCATTGGACAAGATGGAAACTATAGTGATGGTTATGTTGGAGAGTCTACATCAACTTTAGGTCCAGCGTTATCAG GAATACCAGTCGCCATTGAACAGGATGGAAACTACAGTGATGATCATGTTGAAGATTCTAACTCAACTTTAGATCCAGCGTTATCAG TCGCCAATGGACAAGATGGAAACTACAGTGATGGTCATACTGGAGATTCTTCATCAACTTTAGATCCAGCGTTATCAG TCGCTACTGGACAAGATGGAAACTACAGTGATGGTCATACTGGAGATTCTTCATCAACTTTAGATCCAGCGTTATCAG TCGCCAATGGACAAGATGGAAACTACAGTGATGGTCATACTGGAGATTCTTCATCAACTTTAGATCCAGCGTTATCAGGTACATTCG ATACTACGACACCAAACAAGACAAGCACTTACTCCATGATCTGGTATATTGGCGGCGGTATTGGAGGCGTTATCGTGCTCATCGTCGGAATCGTCTGTGTTGTCTTCTTTGT ACGGAGCCAGAATCGAGCTAATGATTGTTCTCGGTGCAAGGATGACAGTCGTGGACTTCGGAAGCACCAGTTCAAAAAATCTGTATCTGTAACGGAAGGTCAAGTGAAGGAAGATCAAGAAAACAGTGCTAATACTAGCCCCAAGAACCTGAACGAACCCTGCGGTGTTGAGCTCGAATCCTTTCTACCTGTATCAGAAGTTCAACCAAAGGAAGATCAAGAAAACAGTGCTAATGATGGCTCCAAACCCCTAAACGACATAAGCGGCGGTGAGAAACACGAGCCCGAATCCTTTCTACCTGTATCAGAAGTTAAACCAAAGGAAGATCAAGAAAACAGTCCTAATGATGGCTCCAATACCCTGAACGACATATGCGGCGGTGAGACACACGAGCTCGAATCAGTTCTACCTGTAGCGGAAGTTCAGTCTAAGGAAGACCAGAAAAACAGTGCTAATGATGACTCCATGAACCTGAACGACATTTGCGATATGCAGCTACACCTTTTCGAATCATTTTTACCAAAAGGGGAAGTTCAGGCAAAGGAAGGCCAGAAAGACAGAGCTAATGATAGCTCAACCCTGATGGACATTTGCAGTATTGAGATACCAGAGGGGGAGTACCCTCTACCCGAAGCCGAAGTTCAGACACAGGAATTCCAAGCCACAAGTGCTAATGATGTCCCCAAGCTCGAATCCTTTCCATCTGTAGCGGAAGATCAGACAAAGGTAGGACAAGACAATAGTGCCAATGATAGCCCCAGGAGGCTGAATGAATGCGTCGTTGAGACACACCTGATCGAATGA
- the LOC128211964 gene encoding uncharacterized protein LOC128211964 isoform X13 has protein sequence MYSTSIFLVFVITEYLIISSIIGISVAIGQDGNYSDGYVGESTSTLGPALSGIPVAIEQDGNYSDDHVEDSNSTLDPALSVATGQDGNYSDGHTGDSSSTLDPALSVANGQDGNYSDGHTGDSSSTLDPALSGTFDTTTPNKTSTYSMIWYIGGGIGGVIVLIVGIVCVVFFVRSQNRANDCSRCKDDSRGLRKHQFKKSVSVTEGQVKEDQENSANTSPKNLNEPCGVELESFLPVSEVQPKEDQENSANDGSKPLNDISGGEKHEPESFLPVSEVKPKEDQENSPNDGSNTLNDICGGETHELESVLPVAEVQSKEDQKNSANDDSMNLNDICDMQLHLFESFLPKGEVQAKEGQKDRANDSSTLMDICSIEIPEGEYPLPEAEVQTQEFQATSANDVPKLESFPSVAEDQTKVGQDNSANDSPRRLNECVVETHLIE, from the exons ATGTATTCTACAAGCATATTTCTGGTTTTCGTAATTACGGAATATCTGATTATTTCTTCAATTATTG GAATATCAGTCGCCATTGGACAAGATGGAAACTATAGTGATGGTTATGTTGGAGAGTCTACATCAACTTTAGGTCCAGCGTTATCAG GAATACCAGTCGCCATTGAACAGGATGGAAACTACAGTGATGATCATGTTGAAGATTCTAACTCAACTTTAGATCCAGCGTTATCAG TCGCTACTGGACAAGATGGAAACTACAGTGATGGTCATACTGGAGATTCTTCATCAACTTTAGATCCAGCGTTATCAG TCGCCAATGGACAAGATGGAAACTACAGTGATGGTCATACTGGAGATTCTTCATCAACTTTAGATCCAGCGTTATCAGGTACATTCG ATACTACGACACCAAACAAGACAAGCACTTACTCCATGATCTGGTATATTGGCGGCGGTATTGGAGGCGTTATCGTGCTCATCGTCGGAATCGTCTGTGTTGTCTTCTTTGT ACGGAGCCAGAATCGAGCTAATGATTGTTCTCGGTGCAAGGATGACAGTCGTGGACTTCGGAAGCACCAGTTCAAAAAATCTGTATCTGTAACGGAAGGTCAAGTGAAGGAAGATCAAGAAAACAGTGCTAATACTAGCCCCAAGAACCTGAACGAACCCTGCGGTGTTGAGCTCGAATCCTTTCTACCTGTATCAGAAGTTCAACCAAAGGAAGATCAAGAAAACAGTGCTAATGATGGCTCCAAACCCCTAAACGACATAAGCGGCGGTGAGAAACACGAGCCCGAATCCTTTCTACCTGTATCAGAAGTTAAACCAAAGGAAGATCAAGAAAACAGTCCTAATGATGGCTCCAATACCCTGAACGACATATGCGGCGGTGAGACACACGAGCTCGAATCAGTTCTACCTGTAGCGGAAGTTCAGTCTAAGGAAGACCAGAAAAACAGTGCTAATGATGACTCCATGAACCTGAACGACATTTGCGATATGCAGCTACACCTTTTCGAATCATTTTTACCAAAAGGGGAAGTTCAGGCAAAGGAAGGCCAGAAAGACAGAGCTAATGATAGCTCAACCCTGATGGACATTTGCAGTATTGAGATACCAGAGGGGGAGTACCCTCTACCCGAAGCCGAAGTTCAGACACAGGAATTCCAAGCCACAAGTGCTAATGATGTCCCCAAGCTCGAATCCTTTCCATCTGTAGCGGAAGATCAGACAAAGGTAGGACAAGACAATAGTGCCAATGATAGCCCCAGGAGGCTGAATGAATGCGTCGTTGAGACACACCTGATCGAATGA
- the LOC128211964 gene encoding uncharacterized protein LOC128211964 isoform X8 translates to MYSTSIFLVFVITEYLIISSIIGISVAIGQDGNYSDGYVGESTSTLGPALSGIPVAIEQDGNYSDDHVEDSNSTLDPALSVANGQDGNYSDGHTGDSSSTLDPALSGTFVATGQDGNYSDGHTGDSSSTLDPALSGTFVANGQDGNYSDGHTGDSSSTLDPALSGTFDTTTPNKTSTYSMIWYIGGGIGGVIVLIVGIVCVVFFVRSQNRANDCSRCKDDSRGLRKHQFKKSVSVTEGQVKEDQENSANTSPKNLNEPCGVELESFLPVSEVQPKEDQENSANDGSKPLNDISGGEKHEPESFLPVSEVKPKEDQENSPNDGSNTLNDICGGETHELESVLPVAEVQSKEDQKNSANDDSMNLNDICDMQLHLFESFLPKGEVQAKEGQKDRANDSSTLMDICSIEIPEGEYPLPEAEVQTQEFQATSANDVPKLESFPSVAEDQTKVGQDNSANDSPRRLNECVVETHLIE, encoded by the exons ATGTATTCTACAAGCATATTTCTGGTTTTCGTAATTACGGAATATCTGATTATTTCTTCAATTATTG GAATATCAGTCGCCATTGGACAAGATGGAAACTATAGTGATGGTTATGTTGGAGAGTCTACATCAACTTTAGGTCCAGCGTTATCAG GAATACCAGTCGCCATTGAACAGGATGGAAACTACAGTGATGATCATGTTGAAGATTCTAACTCAACTTTAGATCCAGCGTTATCAG TCGCCAATGGACAAGATGGAAACTACAGTGATGGTCATACTGGAGATTCTTCATCAACTTTAGATCCAGCGTTATCAGGTACATTCG TCGCTACTGGACAAGATGGAAACTACAGTGATGGTCATACTGGAGATTCTTCATCAACTTTAGATCCAGCGTTATCAGGTACATTCG TCGCCAATGGACAAGATGGAAACTACAGTGATGGTCATACTGGAGATTCTTCATCAACTTTAGATCCAGCGTTATCAGGTACATTCG ATACTACGACACCAAACAAGACAAGCACTTACTCCATGATCTGGTATATTGGCGGCGGTATTGGAGGCGTTATCGTGCTCATCGTCGGAATCGTCTGTGTTGTCTTCTTTGT ACGGAGCCAGAATCGAGCTAATGATTGTTCTCGGTGCAAGGATGACAGTCGTGGACTTCGGAAGCACCAGTTCAAAAAATCTGTATCTGTAACGGAAGGTCAAGTGAAGGAAGATCAAGAAAACAGTGCTAATACTAGCCCCAAGAACCTGAACGAACCCTGCGGTGTTGAGCTCGAATCCTTTCTACCTGTATCAGAAGTTCAACCAAAGGAAGATCAAGAAAACAGTGCTAATGATGGCTCCAAACCCCTAAACGACATAAGCGGCGGTGAGAAACACGAGCCCGAATCCTTTCTACCTGTATCAGAAGTTAAACCAAAGGAAGATCAAGAAAACAGTCCTAATGATGGCTCCAATACCCTGAACGACATATGCGGCGGTGAGACACACGAGCTCGAATCAGTTCTACCTGTAGCGGAAGTTCAGTCTAAGGAAGACCAGAAAAACAGTGCTAATGATGACTCCATGAACCTGAACGACATTTGCGATATGCAGCTACACCTTTTCGAATCATTTTTACCAAAAGGGGAAGTTCAGGCAAAGGAAGGCCAGAAAGACAGAGCTAATGATAGCTCAACCCTGATGGACATTTGCAGTATTGAGATACCAGAGGGGGAGTACCCTCTACCCGAAGCCGAAGTTCAGACACAGGAATTCCAAGCCACAAGTGCTAATGATGTCCCCAAGCTCGAATCCTTTCCATCTGTAGCGGAAGATCAGACAAAGGTAGGACAAGACAATAGTGCCAATGATAGCCCCAGGAGGCTGAATGAATGCGTCGTTGAGACACACCTGATCGAATGA
- the LOC128211964 gene encoding uncharacterized protein LOC128211964 isoform X16, with the protein MYSTSIFLVFVITEYLIISSIIGISVAIGQDGNYSDGYVGESTSTLGPALSGIPVAIEQDGNYSDDHVEDSNSTLDPALSVANGQDGNYSDGHTGDSSSTLDPALSVATGQDGNYSDGHTGDSSSTLDPALSDTTTPNKTSTYSMIWYIGGGIGGVIVLIVGIVCVVFFVRSQNRANDCSRCKDDSRGLRKHQFKKSVSVTEGQVKEDQENSANTSPKNLNEPCGVELESFLPVSEVQPKEDQENSANDGSKPLNDISGGEKHEPESFLPVSEVKPKEDQENSPNDGSNTLNDICGGETHELESVLPVAEVQSKEDQKNSANDDSMNLNDICDMQLHLFESFLPKGEVQAKEGQKDRANDSSTLMDICSIEIPEGEYPLPEAEVQTQEFQATSANDVPKLESFPSVAEDQTKVGQDNSANDSPRRLNECVVETHLIE; encoded by the exons ATGTATTCTACAAGCATATTTCTGGTTTTCGTAATTACGGAATATCTGATTATTTCTTCAATTATTG GAATATCAGTCGCCATTGGACAAGATGGAAACTATAGTGATGGTTATGTTGGAGAGTCTACATCAACTTTAGGTCCAGCGTTATCAG GAATACCAGTCGCCATTGAACAGGATGGAAACTACAGTGATGATCATGTTGAAGATTCTAACTCAACTTTAGATCCAGCGTTATCAG TCGCCAATGGACAAGATGGAAACTACAGTGATGGTCATACTGGAGATTCTTCATCAACTTTAGATCCAGCGTTATCAG TCGCTACTGGACAAGATGGAAACTACAGTGATGGTCATACTGGAGATTCTTCATCAACTTTAGATCCAGCGTTATCAG ATACTACGACACCAAACAAGACAAGCACTTACTCCATGATCTGGTATATTGGCGGCGGTATTGGAGGCGTTATCGTGCTCATCGTCGGAATCGTCTGTGTTGTCTTCTTTGT ACGGAGCCAGAATCGAGCTAATGATTGTTCTCGGTGCAAGGATGACAGTCGTGGACTTCGGAAGCACCAGTTCAAAAAATCTGTATCTGTAACGGAAGGTCAAGTGAAGGAAGATCAAGAAAACAGTGCTAATACTAGCCCCAAGAACCTGAACGAACCCTGCGGTGTTGAGCTCGAATCCTTTCTACCTGTATCAGAAGTTCAACCAAAGGAAGATCAAGAAAACAGTGCTAATGATGGCTCCAAACCCCTAAACGACATAAGCGGCGGTGAGAAACACGAGCCCGAATCCTTTCTACCTGTATCAGAAGTTAAACCAAAGGAAGATCAAGAAAACAGTCCTAATGATGGCTCCAATACCCTGAACGACATATGCGGCGGTGAGACACACGAGCTCGAATCAGTTCTACCTGTAGCGGAAGTTCAGTCTAAGGAAGACCAGAAAAACAGTGCTAATGATGACTCCATGAACCTGAACGACATTTGCGATATGCAGCTACACCTTTTCGAATCATTTTTACCAAAAGGGGAAGTTCAGGCAAAGGAAGGCCAGAAAGACAGAGCTAATGATAGCTCAACCCTGATGGACATTTGCAGTATTGAGATACCAGAGGGGGAGTACCCTCTACCCGAAGCCGAAGTTCAGACACAGGAATTCCAAGCCACAAGTGCTAATGATGTCCCCAAGCTCGAATCCTTTCCATCTGTAGCGGAAGATCAGACAAAGGTAGGACAAGACAATAGTGCCAATGATAGCCCCAGGAGGCTGAATGAATGCGTCGTTGAGACACACCTGATCGAATGA
- the LOC128211964 gene encoding uncharacterized protein LOC128211964 isoform X3, whose amino-acid sequence MYSTSIFLVFVITEYLIISSIIGISVAIGQDGNYSDGYVGESTSTLGPALSGIPVAIEQDGNYSDDHVEDSNSTLDPALSVANGQDGNYSDGHTGDSSSTLDPALSVANGQDGNYSDGHTGDSSSTLDPALSVANGQDGNYSDGHTGDSSSTLDPALSGTFVATGQDGNYSDGHTGDSSSTLDPALSGTFVANGQDGNYSDGHTGDSSSTLDPALSGTFDTTTPNKTSTYSMIWYIGGGIGGVIVLIVGIVCVVFFVRSQNRANDCSRCKDDSRGLRKHQFKKSVSVTEGQVKEDQENSANTSPKNLNEPCGVELESFLPVSEVQPKEDQENSANDGSKPLNDISGGEKHEPESFLPVSEVKPKEDQENSPNDGSNTLNDICGGETHELESVLPVAEVQSKEDQKNSANDDSMNLNDICDMQLHLFESFLPKGEVQAKEGQKDRANDSSTLMDICSIEIPEGEYPLPEAEVQTQEFQATSANDVPKLESFPSVAEDQTKVGQDNSANDSPRRLNECVVETHLIE is encoded by the exons ATGTATTCTACAAGCATATTTCTGGTTTTCGTAATTACGGAATATCTGATTATTTCTTCAATTATTG GAATATCAGTCGCCATTGGACAAGATGGAAACTATAGTGATGGTTATGTTGGAGAGTCTACATCAACTTTAGGTCCAGCGTTATCAG GAATACCAGTCGCCATTGAACAGGATGGAAACTACAGTGATGATCATGTTGAAGATTCTAACTCAACTTTAGATCCAGCGTTATCAG TCGCCAATGGACAAGATGGAAACTACAGTGATGGTCATACTGGAGATTCTTCATCAACTTTAGATCCAGCGTTATCAG TCGCCAATGGACAAGATGGAAACTACAGTGATGGTCATACTGGAGATTCTTCATCAACTTTAGATCCAGCGTTATCAG TCGCCAATGGACAAGATGGAAACTACAGTGATGGTCATACTGGAGATTCTTCATCAACTTTAGATCCAGCGTTATCAGGTACATTCG TCGCTACTGGACAAGATGGAAACTACAGTGATGGTCATACTGGAGATTCTTCATCAACTTTAGATCCAGCGTTATCAGGTACATTCG TCGCCAATGGACAAGATGGAAACTACAGTGATGGTCATACTGGAGATTCTTCATCAACTTTAGATCCAGCGTTATCAGGTACATTCG ATACTACGACACCAAACAAGACAAGCACTTACTCCATGATCTGGTATATTGGCGGCGGTATTGGAGGCGTTATCGTGCTCATCGTCGGAATCGTCTGTGTTGTCTTCTTTGT ACGGAGCCAGAATCGAGCTAATGATTGTTCTCGGTGCAAGGATGACAGTCGTGGACTTCGGAAGCACCAGTTCAAAAAATCTGTATCTGTAACGGAAGGTCAAGTGAAGGAAGATCAAGAAAACAGTGCTAATACTAGCCCCAAGAACCTGAACGAACCCTGCGGTGTTGAGCTCGAATCCTTTCTACCTGTATCAGAAGTTCAACCAAAGGAAGATCAAGAAAACAGTGCTAATGATGGCTCCAAACCCCTAAACGACATAAGCGGCGGTGAGAAACACGAGCCCGAATCCTTTCTACCTGTATCAGAAGTTAAACCAAAGGAAGATCAAGAAAACAGTCCTAATGATGGCTCCAATACCCTGAACGACATATGCGGCGGTGAGACACACGAGCTCGAATCAGTTCTACCTGTAGCGGAAGTTCAGTCTAAGGAAGACCAGAAAAACAGTGCTAATGATGACTCCATGAACCTGAACGACATTTGCGATATGCAGCTACACCTTTTCGAATCATTTTTACCAAAAGGGGAAGTTCAGGCAAAGGAAGGCCAGAAAGACAGAGCTAATGATAGCTCAACCCTGATGGACATTTGCAGTATTGAGATACCAGAGGGGGAGTACCCTCTACCCGAAGCCGAAGTTCAGACACAGGAATTCCAAGCCACAAGTGCTAATGATGTCCCCAAGCTCGAATCCTTTCCATCTGTAGCGGAAGATCAGACAAAGGTAGGACAAGACAATAGTGCCAATGATAGCCCCAGGAGGCTGAATGAATGCGTCGTTGAGACACACCTGATCGAATGA
- the LOC128211964 gene encoding uncharacterized protein LOC128211964 isoform X15 codes for MYSTSIFLVFVITEYLIISSIIGISVAIGQDGNYSDGYVGESTSTLGPALSGIPVAIEQDGNYSDDHVEDSNSTLDPALSVANGQDGNYSDGHTGDSSSTLDPALSVANGQDGNYSDGHTGDSSSTLDPALSDTTTPNKTSTYSMIWYIGGGIGGVIVLIVGIVCVVFFVRSQNRANDCSRCKDDSRGLRKHQFKKSVSVTEGQVKEDQENSANTSPKNLNEPCGVELESFLPVSEVQPKEDQENSANDGSKPLNDISGGEKHEPESFLPVSEVKPKEDQENSPNDGSNTLNDICGGETHELESVLPVAEVQSKEDQKNSANDDSMNLNDICDMQLHLFESFLPKGEVQAKEGQKDRANDSSTLMDICSIEIPEGEYPLPEAEVQTQEFQATSANDVPKLESFPSVAEDQTKVGQDNSANDSPRRLNECVVETHLIE; via the exons ATGTATTCTACAAGCATATTTCTGGTTTTCGTAATTACGGAATATCTGATTATTTCTTCAATTATTG GAATATCAGTCGCCATTGGACAAGATGGAAACTATAGTGATGGTTATGTTGGAGAGTCTACATCAACTTTAGGTCCAGCGTTATCAG GAATACCAGTCGCCATTGAACAGGATGGAAACTACAGTGATGATCATGTTGAAGATTCTAACTCAACTTTAGATCCAGCGTTATCAG TCGCCAATGGACAAGATGGAAACTACAGTGATGGTCATACTGGAGATTCTTCATCAACTTTAGATCCAGCGTTATCAG TCGCCAATGGACAAGATGGAAACTACAGTGATGGTCATACTGGAGATTCTTCATCAACTTTAGATCCAGCGTTATCAG ATACTACGACACCAAACAAGACAAGCACTTACTCCATGATCTGGTATATTGGCGGCGGTATTGGAGGCGTTATCGTGCTCATCGTCGGAATCGTCTGTGTTGTCTTCTTTGT ACGGAGCCAGAATCGAGCTAATGATTGTTCTCGGTGCAAGGATGACAGTCGTGGACTTCGGAAGCACCAGTTCAAAAAATCTGTATCTGTAACGGAAGGTCAAGTGAAGGAAGATCAAGAAAACAGTGCTAATACTAGCCCCAAGAACCTGAACGAACCCTGCGGTGTTGAGCTCGAATCCTTTCTACCTGTATCAGAAGTTCAACCAAAGGAAGATCAAGAAAACAGTGCTAATGATGGCTCCAAACCCCTAAACGACATAAGCGGCGGTGAGAAACACGAGCCCGAATCCTTTCTACCTGTATCAGAAGTTAAACCAAAGGAAGATCAAGAAAACAGTCCTAATGATGGCTCCAATACCCTGAACGACATATGCGGCGGTGAGACACACGAGCTCGAATCAGTTCTACCTGTAGCGGAAGTTCAGTCTAAGGAAGACCAGAAAAACAGTGCTAATGATGACTCCATGAACCTGAACGACATTTGCGATATGCAGCTACACCTTTTCGAATCATTTTTACCAAAAGGGGAAGTTCAGGCAAAGGAAGGCCAGAAAGACAGAGCTAATGATAGCTCAACCCTGATGGACATTTGCAGTATTGAGATACCAGAGGGGGAGTACCCTCTACCCGAAGCCGAAGTTCAGACACAGGAATTCCAAGCCACAAGTGCTAATGATGTCCCCAAGCTCGAATCCTTTCCATCTGTAGCGGAAGATCAGACAAAGGTAGGACAAGACAATAGTGCCAATGATAGCCCCAGGAGGCTGAATGAATGCGTCGTTGAGACACACCTGATCGAATGA
- the LOC128211964 gene encoding uncharacterized protein LOC128211964 isoform X9 yields MYSTSIFLVFVITEYLIISSIIGISVAIGQDGNYSDGYVGESTSTLGPALSGIPVAIEQDGNYSDDHVEDSNSTLDPALSVANGQDGNYSDGHTGDSSSTLDPALSVATGQDGNYSDGHTGDSSSTLDPALSGTFVANGQDGNYSDGHTGDSSSTLDPALSGTFDTTTPNKTSTYSMIWYIGGGIGGVIVLIVGIVCVVFFVRSQNRANDCSRCKDDSRGLRKHQFKKSVSVTEGQVKEDQENSANTSPKNLNEPCGVELESFLPVSEVQPKEDQENSANDGSKPLNDISGGEKHEPESFLPVSEVKPKEDQENSPNDGSNTLNDICGGETHELESVLPVAEVQSKEDQKNSANDDSMNLNDICDMQLHLFESFLPKGEVQAKEGQKDRANDSSTLMDICSIEIPEGEYPLPEAEVQTQEFQATSANDVPKLESFPSVAEDQTKVGQDNSANDSPRRLNECVVETHLIE; encoded by the exons ATGTATTCTACAAGCATATTTCTGGTTTTCGTAATTACGGAATATCTGATTATTTCTTCAATTATTG GAATATCAGTCGCCATTGGACAAGATGGAAACTATAGTGATGGTTATGTTGGAGAGTCTACATCAACTTTAGGTCCAGCGTTATCAG GAATACCAGTCGCCATTGAACAGGATGGAAACTACAGTGATGATCATGTTGAAGATTCTAACTCAACTTTAGATCCAGCGTTATCAG TCGCCAATGGACAAGATGGAAACTACAGTGATGGTCATACTGGAGATTCTTCATCAACTTTAGATCCAGCGTTATCAG TCGCTACTGGACAAGATGGAAACTACAGTGATGGTCATACTGGAGATTCTTCATCAACTTTAGATCCAGCGTTATCAGGTACATTCG TCGCCAATGGACAAGATGGAAACTACAGTGATGGTCATACTGGAGATTCTTCATCAACTTTAGATCCAGCGTTATCAGGTACATTCG ATACTACGACACCAAACAAGACAAGCACTTACTCCATGATCTGGTATATTGGCGGCGGTATTGGAGGCGTTATCGTGCTCATCGTCGGAATCGTCTGTGTTGTCTTCTTTGT ACGGAGCCAGAATCGAGCTAATGATTGTTCTCGGTGCAAGGATGACAGTCGTGGACTTCGGAAGCACCAGTTCAAAAAATCTGTATCTGTAACGGAAGGTCAAGTGAAGGAAGATCAAGAAAACAGTGCTAATACTAGCCCCAAGAACCTGAACGAACCCTGCGGTGTTGAGCTCGAATCCTTTCTACCTGTATCAGAAGTTCAACCAAAGGAAGATCAAGAAAACAGTGCTAATGATGGCTCCAAACCCCTAAACGACATAAGCGGCGGTGAGAAACACGAGCCCGAATCCTTTCTACCTGTATCAGAAGTTAAACCAAAGGAAGATCAAGAAAACAGTCCTAATGATGGCTCCAATACCCTGAACGACATATGCGGCGGTGAGACACACGAGCTCGAATCAGTTCTACCTGTAGCGGAAGTTCAGTCTAAGGAAGACCAGAAAAACAGTGCTAATGATGACTCCATGAACCTGAACGACATTTGCGATATGCAGCTACACCTTTTCGAATCATTTTTACCAAAAGGGGAAGTTCAGGCAAAGGAAGGCCAGAAAGACAGAGCTAATGATAGCTCAACCCTGATGGACATTTGCAGTATTGAGATACCAGAGGGGGAGTACCCTCTACCCGAAGCCGAAGTTCAGACACAGGAATTCCAAGCCACAAGTGCTAATGATGTCCCCAAGCTCGAATCCTTTCCATCTGTAGCGGAAGATCAGACAAAGGTAGGACAAGACAATAGTGCCAATGATAGCCCCAGGAGGCTGAATGAATGCGTCGTTGAGACACACCTGATCGAATGA